The following proteins are co-located in the Sulfurospirillum deleyianum DSM 6946 genome:
- the pnuC gene encoding nicotinamide riboside transporter PnuC: protein MNEFLKGVYEALLATSPWEGLAVFLSLLYLFLAMRQSLWCWVAAFLSTLIYAILFFDASLLMDSALNAYYLIMAVYGWYAWKHGKKGNEEREVSSWRMIKHLKIILFLTFLSLLIGYVMDTYTRADFAYLDSATTVFAVFTTYMLAQKILENWLYWIVIDAVSIYIYLQKAFYLTAVLFFLYTVLAALGFYQWKSNKSKP from the coding sequence ATGAACGAATTTTTAAAAGGGGTTTACGAAGCACTTCTAGCAACATCGCCATGGGAAGGTTTAGCCGTCTTTTTATCACTCTTATATCTCTTTTTAGCCATGCGTCAAAGCCTTTGGTGCTGGGTTGCGGCATTTTTGAGTACGCTCATTTATGCGATTTTGTTCTTTGATGCCTCCTTACTCATGGACTCAGCGCTCAATGCCTACTACCTCATCATGGCGGTGTACGGCTGGTATGCGTGGAAGCATGGGAAAAAGGGAAATGAAGAGCGAGAAGTAAGCTCATGGCGGATGATAAAACATCTAAAAATCATTCTTTTTCTTACCTTTTTATCGCTACTGATTGGCTATGTCATGGATACGTACACACGGGCGGATTTTGCTTATTTAGACTCGGCAACAACGGTTTTTGCGGTGTTTACAACCTACATGCTGGCACAAAAAATTCTTGAAAATTGGCTCTACTGGATAGTCATTGACGCTGTTTCTATCTACATTTACCTTCAAAAAGCGTTTTATCTCACGGCTGTTTTGTTTTTTCTTTACACCGTTTTGGCAGCTTTAGGTTTTTACCAATGGAAATCAAATAAAAGTAAGCCATAA
- a CDS encoding choline/ethanolamine kinase family protein has protein sequence MLEHLRTYELFANETLLRLTLLENQGYNNTNYLLESTTQNYLVRLFKANTLNRKDEFEIGKKAFKKKVAPKPLLLDTTQNLMIAQFGTGEHRTKLTPRALQSIARTLQKLHRINHHQKPYDMLKAYKKSLSNKAFLLFKKLHLQRSEPVLCHHDLNPKNILFQAHNVTLIDWEYARINDRYFDLASIVVEFKLTNQEIRLFLRTYFTCKASYDLQKLELYIEIYKVVCALWFDDYGKDAQCPKV, from the coding sequence ATGCTTGAACACTTGCGCACCTACGAGCTTTTTGCCAATGAGACACTACTACGGCTCACGCTTTTAGAAAATCAAGGCTATAACAACACCAATTACTTGCTTGAGAGCACAACACAAAACTACCTTGTGCGTCTTTTCAAAGCCAATACGCTCAACCGCAAAGATGAATTTGAAATTGGGAAAAAAGCTTTTAAGAAAAAAGTTGCGCCAAAACCACTGCTCTTAGACACAACGCAAAACCTCATGATTGCCCAGTTTGGTACAGGAGAGCATCGCACAAAACTCACTCCAAGAGCCTTGCAAAGCATCGCACGTACGCTGCAAAAACTGCATCGCATAAACCATCACCAAAAGCCTTACGATATGCTCAAAGCGTACAAAAAATCGCTCTCAAACAAAGCCTTTTTGCTCTTTAAAAAGCTTCACCTCCAACGCAGTGAGCCTGTGTTGTGCCATCACGATTTAAACCCAAAAAACATCCTTTTTCAAGCGCATAACGTTACATTGATTGATTGGGAATACGCACGTATCAACGATAGGTATTTTGATTTGGCGTCGATTGTTGTAGAATTTAAACTTACAAACCAAGAAATACGTCTTTTTTTACGCACCTACTTTACATGTAAAGCATCCTACGACCTTCAAAAGTTGGAACTCTACATAGAAATTTATAAAGTGGTGTGTGCGCTATGGTTTGATGATTATGGTAAGGATGCGCAATGTCCCAAAGTTTAG
- the def gene encoding peptide deformylase: protein MSQSLEIFQLGSPIIRFVAKPVSDILDPEIQSLIDAMIFTCKESKGVGIAAPQVGHSLSIIIMASYPNKRYPYAPLMEPTALINPEIISYSEASNKEWEGCLSLPGIRALVPRHNTIEVRYVDREGKAQYAHFKDFLARLFQHEYDHLIGKVFIDRVESTQEIIMEKEYQRLMAEKELLNQI, encoded by the coding sequence ATGTCCCAAAGTTTAGAAATTTTCCAATTAGGCAGTCCCATTATTCGCTTTGTCGCAAAACCAGTAAGCGACATTTTAGACCCTGAAATTCAATCACTCATTGATGCCATGATTTTTACATGTAAAGAGTCTAAAGGTGTGGGCATTGCCGCACCTCAAGTCGGACATTCACTAAGCATCATCATTATGGCATCGTATCCGAACAAACGCTATCCGTATGCACCCTTGATGGAACCCACCGCACTCATCAATCCTGAAATCATCTCGTATTCTGAAGCGAGCAATAAAGAGTGGGAAGGGTGTTTGAGCCTGCCAGGCATTCGTGCGCTTGTGCCCCGTCATAACACCATAGAAGTGCGCTACGTTGATAGAGAAGGCAAAGCACAATATGCCCACTTTAAGGACTTCTTAGCACGTCTTTTTCAACACGAATACGACCATCTTATCGGTAAAGTTTTTATTGATAGAGTGGAATCTACGCAAGAGATCATCATGGAAAAAGAGTACCAACGCCTTATGGCTGAAAAAGAACTTTTAAATCAGATATAA
- a CDS encoding TetR/AcrR family transcriptional regulator → MARIIDKEEKRCDIARAAIDPFCEKGIAQTSIDEIAKSSGVAKGTVYLYFKNKEEIIFAIWDMLSRRHKEEFEKRLHPSMSAQEKILAYFNFSECEKDHDKEKMLTLYQHFVSAMLIDKTGLYTAYFESFFQEDFDFISHCLEEGIAKGEFELENSALLSSSIILLLKGLLVRAKASNMGFYEAQNLLFEHVKFLLNHATRKHG, encoded by the coding sequence ATGGCACGGATTATCGATAAAGAAGAAAAACGGTGCGATATTGCTCGTGCGGCGATTGATCCTTTTTGTGAAAAAGGAATTGCGCAGACGAGTATTGATGAAATTGCCAAAAGTTCAGGTGTGGCGAAGGGAACGGTGTATCTTTATTTTAAGAACAAAGAAGAAATTATCTTTGCGATTTGGGATATGCTCTCAAGACGCCATAAAGAGGAGTTTGAGAAGCGACTTCATCCCTCAATGAGTGCGCAAGAAAAAATCTTAGCCTATTTTAATTTTAGTGAATGCGAAAAAGACCACGACAAAGAGAAGATGCTCACCCTTTATCAACATTTTGTGAGCGCTATGCTTATTGATAAAACAGGGCTTTACACTGCTTATTTTGAAAGTTTTTTTCAAGAAGATTTTGATTTTATTTCACACTGTTTGGAAGAGGGTATCGCAAAAGGTGAATTTGAGCTTGAAAATAGCGCATTGCTAAGTAGCAGTATTATTTTACTGCTTAAAGGCTTACTCGTACGTGCCAAAGCCTCCAATATGGGATTTTACGAAGCACAAAATCTCCTCTTTGAGCATGTTAAATTTCTTTTAAATCACGCCACAAGGAAGCATGGATGA